DNA from Thunnus maccoyii chromosome 5, fThuMac1.1, whole genome shotgun sequence:
cacagattgttgatctgttcacacaaatcattatgaaacaaatctcaCTCCATAGATGTGCTTTTGCATTTACAGGCCAGAGACCGAAAGGTGGCTGGAGACCTGGAGGGTGCCAGACACTACGGCTCCACTGCTCGCTGCCTCAACATCGTGTCCACTGTGCTGGCTGCCGTCACGattcttattgttattattacagttattgtATTGTGTGTAGAAGCGAATAGGTACGCATACCAATACCGAGGCAACTATTAcggatatttaaaaaaatggcaTAATTTCAAATAGTGATAGAGTTGCCTGCTGCTGTGGCTTGGTGATACTTGTGGTTCTCTGCTTAACGCACATGGCACAGTTTGTAACTTTTTATGCCCTTTTACTTATACCCTTGAGCAAAACAGACACTTAACATTCATTGGTGTTAAAAAGTCCTAAATGTAACTCCACATTTCCTTAATAGCAGCCTGTAGTCAAGTTTGAATGCAAGACTTTGTTATTAAAGTCAGATTTCCTGTCAGGGAGGTCTGCATCTCAGCAacagtttaattttttaataaatggaAGTTTGTCTGCTTCGTTATTCTTAGAAATGTGGTTGTGAAATTTTGAAGGTAAAAAGATTGTGGTTGTTTTCAGTGCTTGCATTTTTTCCTAGAACTATAGAGTTACACTTGTACTGTGTTGAAACATGTCATATCCCTTTTGCCTGTCTAACATCTATATTTTGAAAACCACTGGCCTGTAGCCTGTTGGACCCGCCCTCCTGTAACTTTCCAGTACACTAACAGTTGTGTACTGGAAAGCCAAAATCCACATTGTGTCCACACACATTGTGTCCACACAAATGCATTTggaagtttatttgaagcttatatgaggcttcagcagtctgagttagcaCTAGTTGCACCAAAATAAAATGcgaaatatatatttaaatggtCGGTTCTTGCTATGGttgctatacacacacacacacatacaaatatatatatatatatatatatatatatatatatatatatatacacacacacacacacacacacacacatattgttaCAACCCAGCTCACTAGCGGAAAGGGAAGCAACATAAAAGCAGATGTTTTTGgttaaacagttatttattacTGGGAAGGCAGGTAgtttaaagaaaacacataGCTACATAAGAGGCAAACTACTGACTGAGGAAGAAGGGCCTGTGGA
Protein-coding regions in this window:
- the LOC121897143 gene encoding dispanin subfamily A member 2b-like, coding for MNPSGYPAEVVPLQGGRHDGLPGQPSAPTMVQYTTVNITTEPPPDYIIWSLCCFVNSNPFCLGLAALIYSIKARDRKVAGDLEGARHYGSTARCLNIVSTVLAAVTILIVIITVIVLCVEANRYAYQYRGNYYGYLKKWHNFK